AGTCAACAACAATTAAAATCTGGAAGCCACGTTCATTAGTATTCAGCACATACGATCTATCTTTTATGTTTATCTTTCTCCGCGGATCAATATTGTAGCAGCATGTGCCGGGAACAAGCAGAAATCTGGCCACTGCATGTGGCTGacctttccctctctccctacAGGTCACATCGTCTTCATCAAAACAGGTCAGATCGTCTTCATAACTATCATCACCTTATGCGGCCACAGCCACGGCTCTCATTAAAACCGGTATTTAATCTAGGCGCTGTGGCTAAGAATCAAAGGAGAAGGGGTGTTTGCCCACACAGAGGAATTAGCAGTctaggaagaagaagaagaaaaaaaaaaaaaaaaaaaaaaaaaaaaaaagttggaatgaaaattgctctttttttttcttttcttttcttttttttttttttttttttttttttttttttttttcaccgCAAACTGCTGTACACCGAGATCCAGCCCGAACCCGAGCACACCCGCACAACCCCCGTCTCCTGCGGGGGCTCCGCGGCCAGGAAcgcgggccgggcggcgggTCGGGCCAAGCCCCGTCCCTGCTGCCCCCGGGACGCCCCGGCCGCCGCCACCCACGGACCTGCGGAGGCTGGGGCGCTGTGCCGAGCCCCACAACATCCGCGCTCGGCGGACCCCCGCGGACAGGTGTCGGGGAGATCCCGTCCCACGGAGACAAACCCTGCCCGCCTCGGGCTGGGTCACGCCGGGTGCCCCCCGCGGACCCCAcggcccccccagccccctgcgAGGTGCGATGCCGCGCGTGTAAAACACCCGCTCAATCACTTACTGGCGCTTGAATTActccccacccccctcccctgctTTAGTTGCcgattattttctttttaacaccAAAAGAGCGTCCTTCTCCCTCCGGCACGCAAGAGCTGATCCCGCGCGTGGGGCTCCGGTGCGGCGAGGGGGCCGCTGGAGGAGTCCTCGCTCCACTCCGGGTCCAGCCGCTTGTTCCTGCCAGTTCCCCCGCGCTCCTCTCTGAAAAGGAGGAGCTCCTTATTGAAAACCTCCTCATCCCCGCGTTTGGGACCACGGGCGAGGGACGCGGGGGATCCTGCTCATATTTCCCGCGCTGTGAGGAAGTGGGATACGCGGTCCGTT
This sequence is a window from Vidua chalybeata isolate OUT-0048 chromosome 2, bVidCha1 merged haplotype, whole genome shotgun sequence. Protein-coding genes within it:
- the LOC128783708 gene encoding translation initiation factor IF-2-like — encoded protein: MCREQAEIWPLHVADLSLSPYRSHRLHQNRSSPNPSTPAQPPSPAGAPRPGTRAGRRVGPSPVPAAPGTPRPPPPTDLRRLGRCAEPHNIRARRTPADRCRGDPVPRRQTLPASGWVTPGAPRGPHGPPSPLRERPSPSGTQELIPRVGLRCGEGAAGGVLAPLRVQPLVPASSPALLSEKEELLIENLLIPAFGTTGEGRGGSCSYFPRCEEVGYAVRLVPRFVFSGQQLGSHFEMFIKDMKSLVKVFPHPVVLSFFSFSFFFSLSQKY